One Egicoccus halophilus genomic region harbors:
- a CDS encoding ferric reductase-like transmembrane domain-containing protein, translated as MPQFLRGFLWIQLYVLVSVVPLAFALLGETPPGRDFVTELSVALGFVGLAMLGLQFAITARFGSVAAPFGMDVVIRFHRLISLVAFAFVLAHPILLFVTDPATLELLRFWDAPWRARFGLASVVLLVALVVTSVYRTRLGLSYEVWKVAHGVLAVAIVATALLHVQLVGYYVATVWKQVLWVLMSAALVGVLGWVRIVKPVLQLRQPWEVVSVEPERGDAWTVTLRPVGHDGLRALPGQYAWLIVDGTPFSAEEHPYSLSGSTEREDGHVSFTIKALGDWSAQAGDIEPGTRAYVDGPYGVFSPDRNEAPGFLFVAGGVGITPFLGILQTMADRGDRRPITLVHAGPTLDELIGLEHVESLRDQLDLELVLVLEEPPDGWEGETGLPDADLLDRVAPDRQRTRWQYFVCGPPPMLDAVEEALEQHGVPMEQIQIERFDLA; from the coding sequence GTGCCGCAGTTCCTGCGAGGATTCCTCTGGATCCAGCTCTACGTGCTGGTGTCGGTGGTGCCGTTGGCGTTCGCGTTGCTCGGCGAGACGCCGCCGGGCCGCGACTTCGTCACCGAGCTGTCGGTGGCGCTCGGCTTCGTCGGCCTGGCGATGTTGGGGTTGCAGTTCGCGATCACGGCCCGCTTCGGTTCGGTGGCCGCCCCCTTCGGCATGGACGTGGTCATCCGCTTCCACCGGCTGATCTCGCTGGTGGCGTTCGCCTTCGTCCTCGCCCACCCGATCCTGCTGTTCGTCACCGATCCGGCGACGTTGGAGCTGCTGCGTTTCTGGGACGCGCCGTGGCGGGCCCGCTTCGGCCTGGCCTCCGTGGTGCTGCTCGTCGCGCTCGTGGTCACCAGCGTCTACCGCACCCGCCTGGGGCTGAGCTACGAGGTCTGGAAGGTCGCCCACGGCGTCCTGGCCGTCGCCATCGTCGCCACGGCGCTGCTGCACGTGCAGTTGGTCGGCTACTACGTCGCCACGGTCTGGAAGCAGGTGCTGTGGGTGCTGATGTCGGCCGCGCTGGTCGGTGTGCTCGGCTGGGTGCGCATCGTCAAGCCGGTGCTGCAGCTGCGTCAGCCGTGGGAGGTCGTGTCGGTCGAGCCCGAACGCGGCGACGCGTGGACGGTGACGTTGCGCCCGGTGGGTCACGACGGGCTGCGCGCCCTGCCGGGTCAGTACGCCTGGCTGATCGTGGACGGCACGCCGTTCTCGGCCGAGGAGCACCCCTACTCGCTGTCCGGCTCGACCGAGCGCGAGGACGGCCACGTGTCGTTCACCATCAAGGCGTTGGGCGACTGGAGTGCCCAGGCCGGGGACATCGAACCGGGCACGCGCGCCTACGTCGACGGCCCCTACGGGGTGTTCTCCCCCGACCGCAACGAGGCGCCGGGGTTCCTGTTCGTCGCGGGCGGGGTGGGCATCACGCCGTTCCTCGGCATCCTCCAGACGATGGCCGACCGCGGCGACCGCCGGCCGATCACGCTCGTCCACGCCGGCCCGACGCTCGACGAACTGATCGGTCTGGAACACGTCGAGTCCCTGCGCGACCAGCTGGACCTCGAGCTCGTGCTGGTGCTCGAGGAGCCGCCCGATGGCTGGGAGGGGGAGACCGGGCTGCCGGACGCGGACCTGCTCGACCGGGTCGCGCCCGACCGGCAGCGGACCCGCTGGCAGTACTTCGTGTGCGGTCCCCCGCCGATGCTCGACGCGGTGGAGGAGGCGCTCGAGCAACACGGCGTGCCGATGGAACAGATCCAGATCGAGCGTTTCGACCTCGCCTGA
- a CDS encoding acyl-CoA dehydrogenase family protein — protein MSTELDALRQTVRDFCDAEIRPHARQRDREESYPAELLPGLAELGILGAAIPEEYGGVGLDPAGYRVVIEELGAADSSIRSLVSVNVGLVGKSIVRWGTEEQKQRWLPGLCVGELGAFGLTEPGAGSNPSQMTTRAVRDGDGWVIDGAKIFITNGSRGAVTKIFARAVVDGEDRGITCFLVPQDTPGYGGRAIHGKLGLRAGDTAEIFLERVRVGDDAVLGEVGGGMKVALSALDDGRFSLASGAAGLAREALEVSLRYAEEREQFGSPIASKQLVQELLAAMHVDVQACRGLLDQVVAKLQTGERATLEISTAKLFCTEASVRCADRAVQVHGGYGYIDEYPVQRMLRDARVTTLYEGTSQVQHLIIGRMLTGHNAF, from the coding sequence GTGAGCACCGAACTGGACGCGCTGCGCCAGACCGTGCGGGACTTCTGTGACGCGGAGATCCGCCCCCACGCCCGTCAGCGCGACCGCGAGGAGTCCTATCCGGCCGAGCTGCTCCCCGGTCTCGCGGAGCTCGGGATCCTCGGGGCAGCCATCCCCGAGGAGTACGGCGGCGTCGGCCTCGACCCCGCCGGCTACCGCGTGGTCATCGAGGAGCTGGGCGCCGCGGACTCCTCGATCCGCTCGCTGGTCTCGGTCAACGTCGGCCTGGTCGGCAAGTCCATCGTCCGGTGGGGCACCGAGGAGCAGAAGCAGCGCTGGCTGCCGGGGCTGTGCGTCGGCGAACTGGGCGCGTTCGGGCTGACCGAACCGGGCGCCGGCTCCAACCCCTCGCAGATGACCACCCGGGCCGTCCGCGACGGCGACGGCTGGGTGATCGACGGCGCGAAGATCTTCATCACCAACGGCAGTCGCGGGGCGGTCACCAAGATCTTCGCCCGTGCGGTCGTCGACGGCGAGGACCGCGGCATCACCTGCTTCCTGGTCCCGCAGGACACCCCCGGCTACGGCGGGCGTGCCATCCACGGCAAGCTCGGACTGCGCGCCGGCGACACGGCCGAGATCTTCCTCGAACGCGTCCGCGTCGGCGACGACGCCGTGCTCGGCGAGGTCGGCGGCGGGATGAAGGTGGCGCTCTCCGCCCTCGACGACGGTCGCTTCTCCCTGGCCTCGGGAGCCGCCGGGCTCGCGCGCGAGGCCCTGGAGGTCAGCCTGCGCTACGCCGAGGAGCGCGAGCAGTTCGGCAGCCCCATCGCCTCCAAGCAGCTGGTGCAGGAGCTGCTGGCGGCGATGCACGTCGACGTCCAGGCCTGTCGTGGCCTGCTCGACCAGGTGGTCGCCAAGCTGCAGACGGGGGAACGCGCGACGCTCGAGATCTCCACCGCCAAGCTGTTCTGCACCGAGGCCTCGGTGCGCTGTGCCGACCGGGCCGTACAGGTCCACGGTGGCTACGGCTACATCGACGAGTACCCGGTCCAGCGCATGCTGCGCGACGCCCGCGTCACGACCCTCTACGAGGGCACCAGTCAGGTGCAGCACCTGATCATCGGTCGCATGCTCACCGGGCACAATGCGTTCTGA
- a CDS encoding DUF4190 domain-containing protein produces the protein MQHPPAGWYDDQQDAGRLRWWDGEGWTEHRRDRSAAPAVAAASRTNALAIVAFVLSLLWFGGLTSLAGIVVGVVARRQIAVSGEGGRGLATAAVVLGAVGLVPLLFGVVLLPLRLLGW, from the coding sequence ATGCAACACCCACCGGCGGGCTGGTACGACGACCAGCAGGACGCGGGTCGCCTCCGTTGGTGGGACGGCGAGGGCTGGACCGAGCACCGACGTGACCGGTCCGCGGCGCCCGCCGTCGCCGCGGCCAGCCGCACCAACGCGCTGGCGATCGTGGCGTTCGTGCTGTCGCTGCTGTGGTTCGGCGGCCTGACGTCGCTCGCGGGCATCGTCGTCGGGGTCGTCGCCCGTCGGCAGATCGCGGTGTCCGGCGAGGGCGGACGTGGCCTGGCCACCGCGGCCGTCGTGCTCGGCGCCGTCGGCCTGGTGCCCCTGCTGTTCGGAGTGGTCCTGCTGCCGCTGCGGCTGCTGGGCTGGTAG
- a CDS encoding PHP domain-containing protein translates to MAGFDLHTHTTFSDGTTTPEQNVRDAVELGLEGLGVTDHDTTASYGPATAAADGTGLEVVLGTEFSAELDGSSVHVLGYWIDPGYGPLVDELERLRNEREDRARAIVEKFHALGIEVAFARVQELAGEAPIGRPHLAQAVVETGAAPDTRTVFDRWLADGGPAYVEKHAVTPERAVELLVASGGVAVLAHPGLFGVPGEPGRGAPANDGRALGPGLADEVVERMAAGGLAGIEADHPDHTDEHRRRYRDLASGLGLEVTAGSDYHGAGKDNPLGRATTEREVVERLRTWRRA, encoded by the coding sequence GTGGCCGGTTTCGACCTGCACACCCACACCACCTTCTCCGACGGCACCACGACGCCCGAGCAGAACGTGCGGGACGCGGTCGAACTGGGTCTCGAGGGTCTCGGCGTCACCGACCACGACACCACCGCCTCCTACGGGCCGGCGACCGCCGCGGCCGACGGCACCGGCCTCGAGGTGGTGCTCGGCACCGAGTTCTCGGCCGAGCTCGACGGGTCGTCGGTGCACGTGCTCGGGTACTGGATCGATCCCGGGTACGGACCGCTGGTCGACGAGCTCGAGCGGCTGCGCAACGAGCGCGAGGACCGGGCGCGGGCCATCGTGGAGAAGTTCCACGCCCTCGGGATCGAGGTCGCCTTCGCGCGGGTCCAGGAACTGGCCGGTGAGGCGCCGATCGGCCGGCCCCATCTCGCCCAGGCCGTCGTGGAGACCGGCGCAGCACCCGACACCCGGACCGTGTTCGACCGGTGGCTCGCCGACGGCGGGCCCGCCTACGTCGAGAAGCACGCCGTCACCCCCGAACGGGCCGTCGAGCTGCTCGTCGCCTCCGGGGGCGTGGCCGTGCTGGCACACCCCGGTCTGTTCGGCGTCCCCGGCGAGCCCGGCCGCGGCGCACCGGCCAACGACGGCCGGGCGTTGGGGCCGGGTCTCGCCGACGAGGTGGTCGAGCGCATGGCCGCCGGCGGGCTGGCCGGCATCGAGGCGGACCACCCCGACCACACCGACGAGCACCGACGGCGCTACCGCGACCTCGCCTCCGGACTCGGGCTCGAGGTCACCGCCGGCTCGGACTACCACGGGGCCGGCAAGGACAACCCACTGGGGCGCGCCACGACCGAGCGCGAGGTCGTCGAGCGGCTCCGGACCTGGCGTCGCGCCTGA
- a CDS encoding FHA domain-containing protein, which produces MEPQQVQKAQKIVPVPTLHFGEGALAGRVVRLDRDVATIGRRDDNAYVIPDPRVSRLHAEIRKEASAVIVTDLGSSAGTKVNGEEIHGPAVIRHGDRVSFGPVTATFEDPAAASQAEDATMVFEVPKVETGPHLSPRQQQVLELMAEGMTNSEIGEQLGVTERTVKAYAQELYDKLGVRNRAGAVAEAAKLGLL; this is translated from the coding sequence TTGGAGCCCCAGCAGGTCCAGAAGGCCCAGAAGATCGTTCCCGTCCCGACGCTGCACTTCGGCGAGGGCGCGCTCGCCGGTCGGGTGGTCCGGCTCGATCGCGACGTGGCGACGATCGGACGGCGGGACGACAACGCGTACGTGATCCCGGATCCGCGCGTGTCCCGGCTGCACGCCGAGATTCGCAAGGAGGCCAGCGCGGTGATCGTCACCGACCTCGGCTCGAGCGCCGGGACCAAGGTCAACGGCGAGGAGATCCACGGCCCTGCGGTGATCCGTCATGGTGACCGCGTCAGCTTCGGTCCCGTCACCGCCACCTTCGAGGACCCGGCCGCCGCCTCCCAGGCGGAGGACGCCACCATGGTGTTCGAGGTGCCGAAGGTGGAGACCGGGCCGCACCTCTCGCCGCGACAGCAGCAGGTCCTCGAGCTGATGGCCGAGGGGATGACCAACTCCGAGATCGGCGAGCAGCTCGGGGTCACCGAGCGGACCGTCAAGGCCTACGCGCAGGAGCTCTACGACAAGCTCGGCGTGCGCAACCGTGCGGGTGCCGTGGCCGAGGCCGCCAAGCTCGGGCTGCTGTAG
- a CDS encoding MarC family protein, producing MDLPFALDLALAVQAFVTLLVIMDPLGNVPVFLALTATDTAARRRRTARHAMTAAAVIVYVFAFFGTQILASLSIGLPALQAGGGVVLFLTALEMLKGDILVPSAAEGVNVAVVPLGVPLLAGPGAISAAMVFMSGSETGPLDVGRQLTVALAIAAVLLVVYLTMRYAELLERLLKDNGIHLVTRVMGMLLIAISIELVATAVQAYVAGASALP from the coding sequence ATGGACCTGCCGTTCGCCCTGGATCTCGCGCTCGCGGTGCAGGCGTTCGTGACGCTGCTGGTCATCATGGATCCGCTGGGCAACGTGCCGGTGTTCCTGGCGCTGACCGCCACGGACACCGCGGCACGGCGACGGCGCACGGCGCGGCACGCGATGACCGCGGCGGCGGTCATCGTCTACGTGTTCGCGTTCTTCGGCACGCAGATCCTCGCCAGCCTGTCGATCGGGCTTCCGGCGCTGCAGGCGGGCGGCGGCGTGGTGCTCTTCCTCACGGCCCTCGAGATGCTCAAGGGGGACATCCTGGTGCCCAGCGCCGCCGAGGGGGTCAACGTGGCGGTGGTGCCGCTCGGCGTGCCGCTGCTGGCCGGGCCCGGTGCCATCTCGGCCGCGATGGTGTTCATGTCGGGGTCGGAGACCGGACCGCTGGACGTCGGCCGACAGCTGACCGTGGCGCTGGCGATCGCGGCCGTGCTGCTGGTCGTCTACCTCACCATGCGCTACGCCGAGTTGCTCGAGCGACTGCTCAAGGACAACGGCATCCACCTGGTCACGCGGGTCATGGGGATGCTGCTGATCGCGATCTCGATCGAGCTCGTCGCCACCGCCGTGCAGGCCTACGTCGCGGGCGCCTCGGCACTGCCGTGA
- a CDS encoding ParA family protein, with the protein MPATVYAFANQKGGVGKTTSCLNVAAAMAELSRAVLVVDLDPQACLTFSLGYDPDTTEPSLHDTVVGRVRLAETIVQHGEVDVAPANIDLAGAEVTLLSRTGREYLLRGELTDLLDSYDAVFVDCAPSLGVLTINGLTAADEVVIPVQCETLSHRGVSQLLDTIADVRRLTNRGLEVRGLLATMFDPRTRHSREVLRDLLSRYELPLVGPPVRKSVRFAESPTSGETLVGAGADVPGVAAYRAIARQLLGLEVDEELLEAAGWTPRRQAEVLGVPEGTRV; encoded by the coding sequence GTGCCCGCGACCGTGTACGCGTTCGCCAACCAGAAGGGTGGCGTGGGAAAGACCACCTCCTGTCTCAACGTGGCGGCGGCGATGGCCGAGCTCAGCCGCGCCGTGCTGGTGGTCGACCTCGACCCGCAGGCCTGTCTGACCTTCTCGCTCGGCTACGACCCGGACACCACCGAACCGTCGCTGCACGACACGGTGGTGGGACGGGTCCGGCTGGCCGAGACGATCGTGCAGCACGGTGAGGTGGACGTCGCGCCGGCCAACATCGACCTGGCCGGCGCCGAGGTGACGCTGCTCTCGCGCACCGGTCGCGAGTACCTGCTGCGCGGGGAGCTCACCGACCTGCTGGACAGCTACGACGCGGTGTTCGTCGACTGCGCCCCCTCGCTCGGCGTGCTGACCATCAACGGACTGACGGCCGCCGACGAGGTCGTCATCCCGGTCCAGTGCGAGACGCTGTCACACCGGGGGGTCTCGCAACTGCTCGACACCATCGCCGACGTGCGGCGGCTGACCAACCGCGGACTCGAGGTCCGAGGGTTGCTGGCCACCATGTTCGACCCGCGCACCCGGCACAGCCGCGAGGTCCTGCGCGACCTGTTGTCGCGCTACGAGCTGCCTCTGGTCGGACCGCCGGTGCGCAAGTCGGTCCGCTTCGCGGAGTCGCCGACCTCCGGGGAGACCCTGGTGGGCGCCGGGGCCGACGTGCCCGGAGTCGCGGCCTACCGGGCCATCGCCAGACAGCTGCTGGGGCTCGAGGTCGACGAGGAGCTGCTCGAGGCCGCCGGGTGGACGCCCCGGCGCCAGGCCGAGGTCCTCGGGGTGCCGGAGGGCACCCGTGTCTGA
- a CDS encoding DEAD/DEAH box helicase — MTKTFRDLGVDAALCDALEAQGIIHPFPIQELTLPLALGRNDLIAQARTGTGKTLGFGLPLLQQVDADLRATQALVIVPTRELCVQVHDDLRIGEHRDLTTISVYGGVGFEEQTAALQGGVHVVVGTPGRLLDHLKRGNLDLSQVKVLVLDEADEMLDMGFLPDVERLIERCPAEGRHTMLFSATMPTAIVKMARRYLHHPTFMRADSEEHETAPNVAQHFFSVHRMDKPRVLARILQSPGRGRCYVFVRTKNMADRLVNDLEELQVPAIAIHGDLRQQTREKNLDRFRSGKADVLVATEVAARGIDVTGVTHVVNYDCPDDEKMYLHRIGRTARAGNAGVAVTFAEFNEAGRLNVIRKAVGATDTDVHQIFSTSPMLAELFDLPDDKPWDHLSRRPRDGGDGGGRRTDGPRKGRSDGRPKNRRDREGSGRDRDAARDRPRDPDAGRAADAGRGDDRSGGRPDRPGRDSSTRDDRGRNDRTRDDRGRDDDAARDSSARDAKAGDASAGDTSARDRTRDDRTRDDRGRDDRDRGDRSGQNGPEEAPSPTGRSRERTRVRRRDRDEAAQGRDERRDRDDAPRTRDEPRDDANPADRDDASRPSAGSGRTRARAGARARTRDDAAPSRGRPRDADAGRASSDADGDANGDEPASRSRNRARRGERSDTSGRDRGGRSRGTDRDDTEGSTGEADTGGGRDDRSGRRGTRGDNRSANTRSGGSGSGGNRSGGSRSGNSRSKGKGGGGQRGDDRQQLPPVPGLQVARRGAEARGDGDPQLARRVKVEHLP, encoded by the coding sequence GTGACGAAGACGTTCCGTGACCTCGGTGTCGACGCCGCCCTGTGCGACGCGCTCGAGGCGCAAGGCATCATCCATCCGTTCCCCATCCAGGAACTGACCCTCCCGCTGGCGCTCGGTCGCAACGACCTCATCGCGCAGGCGCGGACCGGGACCGGCAAGACCCTGGGCTTCGGCCTGCCCCTGCTCCAGCAGGTCGACGCGGACCTGCGCGCGACCCAGGCGCTGGTGATCGTCCCGACCCGCGAACTGTGCGTGCAGGTCCACGACGACCTCCGCATCGGTGAGCACCGCGACCTGACGACCATCAGCGTGTACGGCGGCGTCGGCTTCGAGGAGCAGACCGCGGCCCTGCAGGGCGGTGTGCACGTCGTCGTCGGCACGCCCGGGCGCCTGCTCGACCACCTCAAGCGCGGCAACCTCGATCTCTCGCAGGTCAAGGTGCTCGTGCTCGACGAGGCCGACGAGATGCTCGACATGGGCTTCCTGCCCGACGTGGAGCGGCTCATCGAGCGCTGCCCGGCCGAGGGCCGCCACACGATGCTGTTCAGCGCCACGATGCCGACGGCGATCGTGAAGATGGCACGGCGCTACCTGCACCACCCGACGTTCATGCGGGCGGACAGCGAGGAGCACGAGACCGCGCCGAACGTGGCGCAGCACTTCTTCAGCGTCCACCGCATGGACAAGCCGCGGGTGCTCGCGCGCATCCTGCAGTCGCCCGGGCGCGGGCGGTGCTACGTGTTCGTGCGCACCAAGAACATGGCGGACCGCCTCGTCAACGACCTCGAGGAACTGCAGGTCCCGGCGATCGCGATCCACGGCGACCTGCGTCAGCAGACCCGGGAGAAGAACCTCGACCGCTTCCGCTCGGGCAAGGCCGACGTGCTGGTGGCCACGGAGGTCGCCGCCCGCGGTATCGACGTGACCGGGGTCACGCACGTCGTCAACTACGACTGTCCCGACGACGAGAAGATGTACCTGCACCGCATCGGCCGCACCGCCCGCGCCGGCAACGCCGGCGTCGCGGTCACCTTCGCGGAGTTCAACGAGGCCGGCCGCCTCAACGTCATCCGCAAGGCCGTCGGCGCGACCGACACCGACGTCCACCAGATCTTCTCGACCTCGCCGATGCTGGCCGAGTTGTTCGACCTGCCCGACGACAAGCCGTGGGACCACCTCTCCCGGCGCCCGCGCGACGGCGGCGACGGCGGTGGGCGACGCACGGACGGACCGCGCAAGGGGCGCTCCGACGGGCGTCCCAAGAACCGACGTGACCGCGAGGGCAGCGGACGGGACCGGGACGCGGCGCGGGACCGCCCACGCGACCCGGACGCCGGACGCGCCGCCGATGCCGGACGCGGGGACGACCGCAGCGGTGGACGTCCCGACCGCCCCGGACGCGACTCGTCGACCCGCGACGACCGCGGGCGCAACGACCGCACCCGCGACGACCGTGGGCGCGACGACGACGCCGCACGCGACTCGTCGGCGCGCGACGCCAAGGCGGGAGACGCGTCGGCGGGCGATACGTCGGCGCGCGACCGCACCCGCGACGATCGCACCCGCGACGACCGTGGACGCGACGACCGGGACCGCGGCGACCGTTCCGGACAGAACGGGCCGGAGGAGGCTCCCTCCCCGACCGGCCGCAGCCGCGAACGCACCCGCGTCCGACGCCGTGACCGCGACGAGGCTGCGCAGGGGCGCGACGAGCGCCGCGACCGCGACGACGCCCCGCGGACGCGGGACGAGCCCCGCGACGACGCGAACCCGGCGGACCGCGACGACGCGTCCCGTCCGAGCGCGGGCAGCGGTCGGACGCGGGCCCGTGCCGGTGCCCGTGCCCGGACCCGTGACGATGCCGCGCCGTCGCGTGGCCGTCCCCGCGACGCGGACGCCGGCCGCGCGAGCAGCGACGCCGACGGTGACGCGAACGGCGACGAGCCCGCGTCCCGCAGCCGGAACCGCGCCCGCCGTGGCGAGCGCAGCGACACCTCCGGACGCGACCGTGGCGGACGTTCCCGCGGCACGGACCGCGACGACACCGAGGGGTCCACGGGCGAGGCCGACACCGGCGGCGGCAGGGACGACCGTTCCGGCCGGCGTGGGACCCGCGGCGACAACCGCTCCGCGAACACGCGGTCGGGTGGCTCGGGCTCCGGCGGCAACCGCTCCGGCGGCTCGCGGTCCGGCAACAGCCGGTCGAAGGGCAAGGGCGGCGGCGGGCAGCGCGGCGACGACCGGCAGCAGCTCCCGCCCGTACCCGGACTGCAGGTCGCGCGTCGTGGCGCCGAGGCCAGGGGCGACGGCGATCCCCAGCTCGCCCGCCGGGTCAAGGTCGAGCACCTGCCCTGA
- a CDS encoding DUF885 domain-containing protein translates to MSDHLARADELVGRYLDHVRDHAPVEATRLGIRDRDGELPDLSPVALAARSRDLAVLAAEVRVALAEVPAAGAGDDREAAGDLQLLADELEYRQFLLDVRPRYVLDPLAALETISAGIHEHLRRLDLPVTEQRRRLAAAVARARRVPVLLEQAGSLLRSSPAPHLDVALQRLPGLIELVRDELPRRAEQLAGDVTHARDAGEVAAEGLEAYAALLDELHDEPSAPWRLGPQEHEVTLRAALGTSMAPAEIESRARDWIGEVCAEMAELAAATWQRRFPGEARPDDTDELLRRVLAQVADRQVPRDQLVPEARRAVDEARAFALASGLTDVPPAERLTVTEVPDYLRGIAVAFITQAPPLEPDTGCTYYLSPVPDSWDDDLAESFLREYNPAQLRSLAIHEGYPGHFVQLEHASQHPRVARRLLARPAFAEGWAVYIEREAVRAGFGDGDTSAVDGDDYRITQRKLELRIATNALLDVGLHAGELADEQALELLTCRAFQERAEAEGKLVRAKVTSGQLCSYFVGGEELGDLRREVEDAAGGDVDVRRFHQRVLSHGTPTVEIVRAALADDAPARRPFA, encoded by the coding sequence GTGAGCGACCACCTGGCGCGTGCGGACGAACTGGTCGGCCGCTATCTCGACCATGTGCGCGACCACGCGCCGGTCGAGGCGACGCGCCTGGGGATCCGTGATCGCGACGGTGAACTGCCCGACCTCTCGCCGGTGGCGCTGGCGGCGCGCAGCCGTGACCTGGCCGTCCTGGCCGCCGAGGTGCGGGTGGCCCTGGCCGAGGTCCCGGCGGCCGGGGCCGGCGACGACCGCGAGGCGGCTGGCGACCTGCAGCTGCTCGCCGACGAGCTCGAGTACCGCCAGTTCCTGCTCGACGTGCGCCCGCGGTACGTGCTGGACCCGCTGGCTGCGCTCGAGACCATCTCCGCCGGCATCCACGAGCACCTGCGCCGGCTCGACCTGCCCGTGACCGAACAGCGCCGCCGCCTCGCCGCCGCCGTCGCGCGGGCCCGTCGGGTGCCGGTGCTGCTGGAGCAGGCCGGTTCGCTGCTGCGGTCCTCGCCGGCGCCGCACCTCGACGTCGCCCTCCAGCGGTTGCCGGGCCTGATCGAGCTCGTCCGCGACGAGCTGCCCCGGCGGGCGGAGCAACTCGCCGGCGACGTCACCCACGCACGGGACGCCGGCGAGGTCGCGGCCGAGGGCCTCGAGGCCTACGCGGCCCTGCTCGACGAGTTGCACGACGAGCCGTCCGCGCCGTGGCGGCTGGGCCCGCAGGAGCACGAGGTCACGCTGCGCGCGGCGCTGGGCACCTCGATGGCGCCGGCCGAGATCGAGTCGCGTGCCCGGGACTGGATCGGCGAGGTCTGCGCCGAGATGGCCGAGCTGGCGGCCGCGACGTGGCAGCGACGCTTCCCGGGCGAGGCAAGGCCCGACGACACCGACGAGCTCCTCCGCCGGGTGCTCGCGCAGGTCGCCGATCGCCAGGTCCCCCGCGACCAACTCGTGCCCGAGGCCCGGCGTGCGGTCGACGAGGCGCGTGCCTTCGCGCTCGCGTCCGGGCTCACCGACGTCCCGCCGGCCGAGCGCCTGACCGTGACCGAGGTACCCGACTACCTGCGCGGGATCGCGGTCGCCTTCATCACGCAGGCGCCCCCGCTCGAGCCCGACACCGGGTGCACGTACTACCTCTCGCCCGTCCCCGACTCCTGGGACGACGACCTCGCCGAGTCCTTCCTGCGCGAGTACAACCCGGCGCAGTTGCGTTCGCTGGCCATCCACGAGGGCTACCCCGGCCACTTCGTGCAGCTCGAGCACGCCTCGCAACACCCGCGCGTGGCGCGACGGCTGCTCGCACGGCCGGCCTTCGCCGAGGGGTGGGCGGTGTACATCGAGCGCGAGGCGGTCCGGGCCGGCTTCGGGGACGGCGACACCTCGGCGGTCGACGGTGACGACTACCGGATCACCCAACGCAAGCTCGAGCTCCGTATCGCCACGAACGCGCTGCTCGACGTCGGCCTGCACGCGGGGGAGCTCGCGGACGAGCAGGCGCTCGAGCTGTTGACCTGCCGGGCGTTCCAGGAGCGCGCCGAGGCCGAGGGCAAGCTGGTGCGTGCCAAGGTCACCTCCGGGCAGCTGTGCTCGTACTTCGTCGGGGGTGAGGAGCTGGGGGACCTGCGCCGCGAGGTCGAGGACGCGGCCGGTGGCGACGTCGACGTCCGCCGTTTCCACCAGCGGGTGTTGTCGCACGGCACCCCGACGGTCGAGATCGTGCGGGCGGCCCTGGCCGACGACGCACCGGCCCGACGCCCGTTCGCCTAG